In one window of Escherichia coli DSM 30083 = JCM 1649 = ATCC 11775 DNA:
- the fdnH gene encoding formate dehydrogenase N subunit beta yields the protein MAMETQDIIKRSATNSITPPSQVRDYKAEVAKLIDVSTCIGCKACQVACSEWNDIRDEVGHCVGVYDNPADLSAKSWTVMRFSETEQNGKLEWLIRKDGCMHCEDPGCLKACPSAGAIIQYANGIVDFQSENCIGCGYCIAGCPFNIPRLNKEDNRVYKCTLCVDRVSVGQEPACVKTCPTGAIHFGTKKEMLELAEQRVAKLKARGYEHAGVYNPEGVGGTHVMYVLHHADQPELYHGLPKDPKIDTSVSLWKGALKPLAAAGFIATFAGLIFHYIGIGPNKEVDDDEEGNHE from the coding sequence ATGGCTATGGAAACGCAGGACATTATCAAAAGGTCCGCAACTAACTCCATCACGCCGCCTTCTCAGGTGCGTGATTACAAAGCAGAAGTCGCGAAACTTATCGACGTTTCCACCTGTATCGGCTGTAAAGCCTGTCAGGTGGCGTGTTCGGAGTGGAACGACATCCGTGATGAAGTGGGGCACTGCGTCGGGGTTTACGATAACCCCGCCGATCTGAGCGCCAAGTCCTGGACGGTGATGCGCTTTAGCGAAACCGAACAGAACGGCAAGCTGGAGTGGCTGATCCGTAAAGACGGCTGTATGCACTGTGAAGATCCGGGCTGCCTGAAGGCGTGCCCGTCTGCTGGTGCAATCATTCAGTACGCTAACGGGATTGTCGATTTCCAGTCGGAAAACTGCATCGGCTGTGGTTACTGCATTGCCGGGTGTCCGTTTAATATTCCGCGCCTCAACAAAGAGGATAACCGGGTATATAAATGCACGCTCTGCGTCGATCGCGTCAGCGTCGGCCAGGAACCGGCTTGTGTGAAAACCTGTCCGACCGGGGCTATCCACTTCGGCACCAAGAAGGAGATGCTGGAGCTGGCGGAACAGCGCGTAGCGAAACTGAAAGCGCGTGGTTACGAACATGCTGGCGTCTACAACCCGGAAGGGGTCGGTGGTACGCACGTTATGTACGTGCTGCATCATGCCGATCAGCCGGAGCTGTATCATGGTCTGCCGAAAGATCCGAAGATCGATACCTCGGTAAGCCTGTGGAAAGGCGCGTTGAAACCGCTGGCAGCGGCTGGCTTTATTGCCACTTTTGCCGGGTTGATTTTCCACTACATCGGTATTGGCCCGAATAAGGAAGTGGACGATGACGAGGAGGGAAATCATGAGTAA
- the yddG gene encoding aromatic amino acid efflux DMT transporter YddG, producing MTRQKATLIGLIAIVLWSTMVGLIRGVSEGLGPVGGAAAIYSLSGLLLIFTVGFPRIRQIPKGYLLAGSLLFVSYEICLALSLGYAATRHQAIEVGMVNYLWPSLTILFAILFNGQKTNWLIVPGLLLALVGVCWVLGGDNGLHYDQIINNITTSPLSYFLAFIGAFIWAAYCTVTNKYARGFNGITVFVLLTGASLWVYYFLTPQPEMVFSTPVMIKLISAAFTLGFAYAAWNVGILHGNVTIMAVGSYFTPVLSSALAAVLLSAPLSFSFWQGALMVCGGSLLCWLATRRG from the coding sequence ATGACACGACAAAAAGCAACGCTCATAGGGCTAATAGCGATCGTCCTGTGGAGCACGATGGTAGGATTGATTCGCGGTGTCAGTGAGGGACTCGGCCCGGTCGGCGGCGCAGCTGCTATCTATTCATTAAGCGGGCTGCTGTTAATCTTCACGGTTGGATTTCCGCGTATTCGACAGATCCCGAAAGGCTATTTACTCGCCGGGAGTCTGTTATTCGTCAGCTATGAAATCTGTCTGGCGCTTTCCTTAGGGTATGCGGCGACCCGTCATCAGGCGATTGAAGTGGGTATGGTGAACTATCTGTGGCCCAGCCTGACAATTCTCTTTGCCATTCTGTTTAATGGTCAGAAAACCAACTGGCTGATTGTACCAGGATTATTATTAGCCCTGGTCGGCGTCTGCTGGGTGTTAGGCGGTGACAATGGGTTACATTATGATCAAATTATTAATAATATCACCACCAGCCCATTGAGTTATTTCCTGGCGTTCATTGGGGCGTTTATCTGGGCAGCCTACTGCACAGTAACGAATAAATACGCACGCGGATTTAACGGAATTACCGTTTTTGTCCTGCTAACGGGAGCAAGTCTGTGGGTTTACTATTTTCTTACGCCACAACCAGAAATGGTATTTAGCACGCCCGTCATGATTAAACTCATCTCTGCGGCATTTACCTTAGGATTTGCTTATGCTGCATGGAATGTCGGTATATTACATGGCAACGTCACCATAATGGCGGTAGGTTCGTATTTTACGCCCGTCCTTTCCTCAGCGCTTGCAGCCGTGCTGCTCAGCGCCCCGCTGTCGTTCTCGTTCTGGCAAGGCGCGCTAATGGTCTGCGGCGGTTCCCTGCTCTGCTGGCTGGCGACACGTCGTGGCTAA
- the fdnG gene encoding formate dehydrogenase-N subunit alpha, with the protein MDVSRRQFFKICAGGMAGTTVAALGFAPKQALAQARNYKLLRAKEIRNTCTYCSVGCGLLMYSLGDGAKNAREAIYHIEGDPDHPVSRGALCPKGAGLLDYVNSENRLRYPEYRAPGSDKWQRISWEEAFSRIAKLMKADRDANFIEKNEQGVTVNRWLSTGMLCASGASNETGMLTQKFARSLGMLAVDNQARVUHGPTVASLAPTFGRGAMTNHWVDIKNANVVMVMGGNAAEAHPVGFRWAMEAKNNNDATLIVVDPRFTRTASVADIYAPIRSGTDITFLSGVLRYLIENNKINAEYVKHYTNASLLVRDDFAFEDGLFSGYDAEKRQYDKSSWNYQFDENGYAKRDDTLTHPRCVWNLLKAHVSRYTPDVVENICGTPKADFLKVCEVLASTSAPDRTTTFLYALGWTQHTVGAQNIRTMAMIQLLLGNMGMAGGGVNALRGHSNIQGLTDLGLLSTSLPGYLTLPSEKQVDLQSYLEANTPKATLADQVNYWSNYPKFFVSLMKSFYGDAAQKENNWGYDWLPKWDQTYDVIKYFNMMDEGKVTGYFCQGFNPVASFPDKNKVVSCLSKLKYMVVIDPLVTETSTFWQNHGESNDVDPASIQTEVFRLPSTCFAEEDGSIANSGRWLQWHWKGQDAPGEARNDGEILAGIYHHLRELYQAEGGKGVEPLMKMSWNYKQPHEPQSDEVAKENNGYALEDLYDANGVLIAKKGQLLSSFAHLRDDGTTASSCWIYTGSWTEQGNQMANRDNSDPSGLGNTLGWAWAWPLNRRVLYNRASADINGKPWDPKRMLIQWNGSKWTGNDIPDFGNAAPGTPTGPFIMQPEGMGRLFAINKMAEGPFPEHYEPIETPLGTNPLHPNVVSNPVVRLYEQDALRMGKKEQFPYVGTTYRLTEHFHTWTKHALLNAIAQPEQFVEISETLAAAKGIANGDRVTVSSKRGFIRAVAVVTRRLKPLNVNGQQVETVGIPIHWGFEGVARKGYIANTLTPNVGDANSQTPEYKAFLVNIEKA; encoded by the coding sequence ATGGACGTCAGTCGCAGACAATTTTTTAAAATCTGCGCGGGCGGTATGGCGGGAACAACAGTAGCAGCATTGGGCTTTGCCCCGAAGCAAGCACTGGCTCAGGCGCGAAACTACAAATTATTACGCGCGAAAGAGATCCGTAACACCTGCACATACTGTTCCGTAGGTTGCGGGCTATTGATGTATAGCCTGGGTGATGGCGCGAAAAACGCCAGAGAAGCGATTTATCACATTGAAGGTGACCCGGATCATCCGGTAAGCCGTGGTGCGCTGTGCCCGAAAGGGGCCGGTTTGCTGGATTACGTCAACAGCGAAAACCGTCTGCGCTACCCGGAATATCGTGCGCCAGGTTCTGACAAATGGCAGCGCATTAGCTGGGAAGAAGCATTCTCCCGTATTGCGAAGCTGATGAAAGCCGACCGTGACGCTAACTTTATTGAAAAGAACGAGCAGGGCGTAACGGTAAACCGTTGGCTTTCTACCGGTATGCTGTGTGCTTCCGGTGCCAGCAACGAAACCGGGATGCTGACTCAAAAATTTGCCCGCTCCCTCGGGATGCTGGCGGTAGACAACCAGGCGCGCGTCTGACACGGACCAACGGTAGCAAGTCTTGCTCCAACATTTGGTCGCGGTGCGATGACCAACCACTGGGTGGATATCAAAAACGCTAACGTCGTAATGGTGATGGGCGGTAACGCTGCTGAAGCGCATCCCGTCGGTTTCCGCTGGGCGATGGAAGCGAAAAACAACAACGATGCAACCTTGATCGTTGTCGATCCCCGTTTTACGCGTACCGCTTCTGTGGCGGATATTTACGCACCTATTCGTTCCGGTACGGACATTACGTTCCTGTCTGGCGTTTTGCGCTACCTGATCGAAAACAACAAAATCAACGCCGAATACGTTAAGCATTACACCAACGCCAGCCTGCTGGTGCGTGATGATTTTGCTTTCGAAGACGGTCTGTTCAGCGGCTACGACGCTGAAAAACGTCAATACGATAAGTCGTCCTGGAACTATCAGTTCGATGAAAACGGCTATGCGAAACGCGATGACACGCTGACTCATCCGCGCTGTGTATGGAACCTGCTGAAAGCGCACGTTTCCCGCTACACGCCGGACGTAGTAGAAAACATTTGCGGTACGCCAAAAGCCGACTTCCTGAAAGTGTGTGAAGTGCTGGCCTCCACCAGCGCACCGGATCGCACAACCACCTTCCTGTACGCGCTGGGCTGGACGCAGCACACCGTGGGTGCGCAGAACATCCGTACGATGGCGATGATCCAGTTACTGCTCGGTAACATGGGTATGGCCGGTGGCGGCGTGAACGCATTGCGTGGTCACTCCAACATTCAGGGCCTGACTGACTTAGGCCTGCTCTCTACCAGCCTGCCAGGTTACCTGACGCTGCCGTCAGAAAAACAGGTTGATTTGCAGTCGTATCTGGAAGCGAACACGCCGAAAGCGACGCTGGCTGATCAGGTGAACTACTGGAGCAACTATCCGAAGTTTTTCGTTAGCCTGATGAAATCTTTCTACGGCGATGCCGCGCAGAAAGAGAACAACTGGGGCTACGACTGGCTGCCGAAGTGGGACCAGACCTACGACGTCATCAAGTATTTCAACATGATGGATGAAGGTAAAGTCACCGGTTATTTCTGCCAGGGCTTTAACCCGGTTGCGTCCTTCCCGGACAAAAACAAAGTGGTGAGCTGCCTGAGCAAGCTGAAGTACATGGTGGTTATCGATCCGCTGGTGACTGAAACCTCTACCTTCTGGCAGAACCACGGCGAGTCGAACGATGTCGATCCGGCATCTATTCAGACTGAAGTATTCCGTCTGCCTTCGACCTGCTTTGCTGAAGAAGATGGTTCTATCGCTAACTCCGGTCGCTGGTTGCAGTGGCACTGGAAAGGTCAGGACGCGCCGGGCGAAGCGCGTAACGACGGCGAAATTCTGGCGGGTATCTACCATCATCTGCGCGAGCTGTACCAGGCCGAAGGTGGTAAAGGCGTAGAACCGCTGATGAAGATGAGCTGGAACTACAAGCAGCCGCACGAACCGCAATCTGACGAAGTAGCTAAAGAGAACAACGGCTATGCGCTGGAAGATCTCTATGATGCCAATGGCGTGCTGATTGCGAAGAAAGGTCAGTTGCTGAGTAGCTTTGCGCATCTGCGTGATGACGGTACAACCGCATCGTCTTGCTGGATCTACACCGGTAGCTGGACAGAGCAGGGCAACCAGATGGCTAACCGCGATAACTCCGACCCGTCCGGTCTGGGGAATACGCTGGGATGGGCCTGGGCGTGGCCGCTCAACCGTCGCGTACTCTACAACCGTGCTTCGGCGGATATCAACGGTAAACCGTGGGATCCGAAACGGATGCTGATCCAGTGGAACGGTAGCAAGTGGACGGGTAACGATATTCCGGACTTCGGCAATGCCGCACCGGGTACGCCAACCGGGCCGTTTATCATGCAGCCGGAAGGGATGGGACGCCTGTTTGCCATCAACAAAATGGCGGAAGGTCCGTTCCCGGAACACTACGAGCCAATTGAAACGCCGCTGGGCACTAACCCGTTGCATCCGAACGTGGTGTCTAACCCGGTTGTTCGTCTGTATGAACAAGACGCGCTGCGGATGGGTAAAAAAGAGCAGTTCCCGTATGTGGGTACGACCTATCGTCTGACGGAGCACTTCCACACCTGGACCAAGCACGCATTGCTCAACGCAATTGCTCAGCCGGAACAGTTTGTGGAAATCAGCGAAACGCTGGCGGCGGCGAAAGGCATTGCCAATGGCGATCGTGTCACTGTCTCCAGCAAGCGTGGCTTTATCCGCGCGGTGGCTGTGGTAACGCGCCGTCTGAAACCGCTGAATGTAAACGGTCAGCAGGTTGAAACGGTGGGTATTCCAATCCACTGGGGCTTTGAGGGTGTCGCGCGTAAAGGTTATATCGCTAACACTCTGACGCCGAATGTCGGTGATGCAAACTCGCAAACGCCGGAATATAAAGCGTTCTTAGTCAACATCGAGAAGGCGTAA